Part of the Paenibacillus guangzhouensis genome is shown below.
TTGGACGAGCCGCTCAGCGGATTGGATGCCAACAGTGTCATGGTCGTCAAAGAAATTCTAGCGCAGCTCGCGGCACAGGGGAAGACAATATTCTATTCTTCGCACATTATGGACGTCGTTGAGAAGATCAGCCACCGAATTGTACTGCTCAATGGCGGGCGTATTGTAGCCGATGGGACATTTGATGAGTTGAAGGAACGTAATCACGAAGGAACCTTGGAAGAAATCTTCAATGAACTGACAGGCTTTCACGAGCATAAGGTGATTGCTGAGGATTTCGTATCCATTGTGCAAGAGGTATAGCGATGCGGGAATTCAGAGTATTACAGATCTTAGATCGTTGCCGAGGCTATTTCACGAAGTTGGGCGTTGATTACGATGTCATGCGCAAAATTCTACAGGTGAAGCTCTTGATGGATCGTCGGCGGGTTCCGACGGTGCTCACGATGATGTCGAAGAAGAAGAAGCAGGACGATATGCTGACGGAGACGAACTATTTTGGCAAATCGTTATTTGTATATGGCTTTATCGGATGCTTGATGGTTCCGTTCCTGATGCTCGGCAGCCAGCCGATGGTTCAGATGAGTATTATCTTCAGCATGATGATGTTCATGATGACCTCTTCGATGATCTCCGATTTCTCTTCGGTGCTGCTTGATGTACGGGATAAGTCTATACTCAGTACCAAAGCGGTTCACCCTAGGACGATCAGCATGGCGAAGGCGCTACATATTGTCAATTATCTTGTGATTATTACAACCGTATTGATGGCGCCGGTGTGGGTCGTGTCAATTATCCGGTATGGGATCGTCTTTGGTTTGATTTTTCTCGTGGAGATCATTCTGCTGGATTTGTTGATTCTTGTACTGACTGCACTTGTTTATTTCGGGGTGCTGCGGATTTTCGATGGCGAGAAGCTGAAGGATATGATCAATTATGTGCAAATCGGTCTGTCTATCGGACTTGTCATCGGCTATCAGATTGTAATTCGCTCCTTCGATCTGATGCAAATTGATTTCGATTGGGTGCCGGCATGGTGGAACTTACTGCTTCCGCCAATATGGTATGCAGCGCCTTTCGCTCTGCTTACAGGGATGACAAATCCGTATGTGATCGCGATGACGGTGCTTGCTGTATGTGCCCCGATCCTTGCGGTAGCGGTCTATATCCGCAGTCTGCCGAAGTTCGAGCAGCACTTAATGAAGTTAACTTACCAAGGGGGAGATGGAAAAGTCGCCGAGCGTCGAGGTTTGCATGTTCTGGCGAAGGTGTTGTGTACGTCGCGGGAAGAACAGGCTTTCTTCCGATTCGTGATGCGCATGATCGGGAGCGAGCGGGAGTTCAAGCTCAAAGTCTATCCGTCGCTCGGGGTCGCCTTTATTCTGCCATTTGTCTTGCTCTTCAATACGCTGCGGAGCGGGGGGCTCGCGGAATTAAGCTCGAGTTCGATGTACTACACGATCTATTTCTGCTTGATGGTCATTCCGACCTGTATCGCGATGGCGAAGTTCTCAGGTCGGCACAAGGGTGCATGGATCTATCATGTGGCCCCGGTTCAAGATGTCTCCGCATTCCACCGGGCTCTAACCAAAGTGGTCTTGCTCCGTATGTTCATCCCTGTGTTCCTGATCCAAGCGCTTGTCTTCATTGCGTTGTTCGGAAGCCATATTGTTCCGGACCTCTTCGTCGTCGTTCTGAGCGCGATCGTCTATACGAGCTTGTGTTACAAGTTCATGACGAAGTCGCTGCCGTTCTCGGAACCTATCGCAGAATCCCAGCAAGCCACAGGGTGGGGGATCATGCCGTATCTGCTCATGATCGCGCCATTCACCGCCATTCATTATGGCAGTACGATGCTGGCATATGGGCAGTATATCTATTTGGCCGCGCTTATTGCGGTCTGCCTCTGGATCTGGACGGGGGGAAGAAGCAAGGGAAGACAGGTCAATATTAACGCATAGCGTAAATAAAAAAGGCACGCCTTCATCGGTTTTGATGAAGTGAAGTGCCTTTTTCTATGTGGATCATGAATTTAGAAAAATATGGGTTTACAATTATTTGTCTTATGAGTAGAATTCTTACTAGTAAGATAATTTTATGAACGCACAGAAAGAAGGTGGACCGCATCCAGAAGCAAGATATTCATCAAATTTACAGCATGTACAGCGTTCTTGTACGGCGATGGATGACGGATTGGAATAAGAATGCCATGTTGAACGTACCCCATACGCATTTTATGGCGCTTGAAATATTGGATGCGGAAGGGCCTCAACGTGCAACGGTACTCGCGAATACACTTGCGATAACGTCAGGCGGTGTCACTGTGATGACCGACAAGCTCGTGAAGAATGGACTGGTGAAGCGGTTGACGAAGGAGGATGATCGCCGCGTCGTCATGCTTGAGATTACGGAGAAGGGCAGAGAGGTATTGTCTGAACTGCAGGAGCAGCGCACCGTAATGATCGATCAACTGATGCAAGATTTGACGGAAGCGGAAGTACGGGAATTGCTTCGCATTTATAAAAAACTGTTGGATACACAGAAGGATTAGCGATAGCGAATCACTCGGGTATAGCAGCAATGCTGTCTGAATCATCTTCATTCTTGTAAGCGTATACACGATTCGGAAAATGAGAGGAGATCGATCGATGAGCAAGCCGTGGGATGCAAGTTATGACGTCGTTGTCGTAGGTTCAGGTGCAGGAGGGTTAGCGGCGGCGTTGACTGCCAGATTGAAAGGGATGTCTGCGCTCGTCATTGAGAAGACGGCGTTATTCGGTGGGTCTAGCTCTTTGTCCGGCGGTGCGATATGGGTGCCGACGAACCATTATCTGATGGAAGCGGGACTTCAGGATACGTGGGAGCAAGCGCAGGCCTATCTGAATGCAACGGTAGGAGATCGCGTCCCAAAGGCACGTAGAGAAGCTTATGTGAAGCGTGGTGCGGAAATGGTGCGGTATCTGCATGACAACACGGAGCATGTACGTTTCAAGTACATTCCGGGCTATTCGGATTATTATCCCGAAGCACCAGGTGGATTTCCACAAGGCCGGTCCGTAGAACCTCTCATTTTTGACCTGAAGAAACTTGGTGAGGAACGTAAGAAGATGCGACGCGCAAATTTGCCGACCTACGGTATTGTCATGAACGCTTTTGAATTTCATAAAGTGAATATGATTACAAGAACATGGATCGGCAAAAAAACATCGCTTAAGCTCGGCATGCGCTTGATTCGTAGTGTTGTAACCGGTGCGAAGCTGTCCTCGCTCGGTGAAGCATTGATAGGCCGTCTACGCAAATCGCTGATGGATGTTCAGGGAGAAGTCTGGGTGAAGACAGCATTTCATGATTATGTGATGGACGAGGGGCGTGTTGTCGGTCTGATTGCAGAGCGCGATGGCAAGCTTATACGCATTGAAGCGAAGAAAGGCGTGATTCTAGCTTCAGGCGGGTTCTCTCACAACCAGAGCATGCGTGAGCAATATTTGCCGCACCCGACATCGGAGAGATGGACATCGGCTTCCGAAGGACAGACCGGAGACATCATCGGGGCATCACTCAAGATCGGGGCGACATTGGATCTCATGGATCGGGTCTGGGGAGCGCCGTCTGCCGTCCCTCCGGGTCAATTGCCGTATTTCTTAGTCGCGGAGCGCGCGTTGCCGAACATGATGATCGTCAACAGCGTGGGCGAGCGTTATCTGAACGAGGCCGTGCCCTATCATCAATTTGTGGATCAGATGTACAAGAACGATAAGCCGGAAGCGAGAACCACACCGTCATGGATCATTATCGATAGGACGACGAAGAGCCGCTATATCTTCCTTGGCCTTTTCCCAGGACAGCCTTTCCCGAAGAAGTGGTTCGATAATGGCTTCATCAAGCTAGGCAATACGCCGGCAGAACTAGCTCAAGCGATGGGCGTGCCCGTGGAGAAGCTGACAGCAACGTTCGAACGGTTTAATCGCGATGCGCGGCAAGGCAAGGATACGGCATTCCACCGCGGGGATAGCGCGTATGACCGTTACTATGGCGATCCGACGTATCCGAATCCGAACATGGCTCCGCTGGAGAATGGGCCGTTCTATGCGGTTCAGATCTATCCGGGTGATATCGGTACGAAGGGCGGCATCGTAACGGATGAATACGCCCGGGCCCTCGATGTAAAGGGGGAACCGATTCCAGGCTTATTCGCCACAGGCAACTGCTCGGCCGCAGTAATGGGAGAGACGTATCCAGGACCGGGGGCAACCTTGGGACCAGCGATGACTTTTGGCTATGTCGCAGCGTCATTTATGGCTAAGTAGTTGCTCGTTACGCAGAGCCCTACTCTTGTACCTAATTATGGTATAATCATGTGGTAGATTTATAGATTGGGTATAGAGGTGAAATGGTGATGAAGAAGCAACCACGATCGAAGGGGAGAACGATCGTTGTGACTGTCATGGCATGTATGCTCGGTATGAGCTGGGCAGGCGGCACTTATGCGGAGACGGCCGTTCCCATGAACAGTGCTGTAGAGACGAAGGCAGCGCAAGCAGCGGTATCGGAACTGCGTTATGTCGCACTTGGCGATTCGCTAACTGTAGGCTTCGAGCCGCAGCTGCTTAAGGAGAAGAACCCTGTTCCTTATGGGTTTGTGGATCGAATCTTGGAGCAGGCGTTATACAAGGGCAGAGCGAAAGTGAACAATTACGGCATTCTTGGATTAACCAGCGAAGGGCTGCGTATCTATGTAAAGGCAATTCAATCCGGTCAATCCTTCAAGTATGCAGATTTGAAGTCCGTTGCAGAGGACCCGCGCGCATCCTCGATCGAACAAGGAATCGCACAAGCCAAGGCCGATATTGAACAAGCGAATGTGATTACGATTACGATCGGCGGGAATGATTTTGGCGCCTTGCTTAGCGGCATGAGCGATCTGACCGATGATAAAGCGAAGGGATTGGTCGGTGGTCTGATCGAACAGTATACATCGAATGTCACGGAGACGGTGAACATGCTCAAGGCAATGAATCCGCAGGCGACGATTGTTATCGCGGATCAGTATCAACCATTGCCGAAATACCAGCGTGAAGCGTTATATCAGAAATTGATGGAAGTCGCAGACCAATTTACCAGTACGATTGACGGTATCGCGAAGACCTTTACGGATCAGGGGATCGACGTCAAAGTCGCGCATGTCGCTGAACGGTTCAAAGGCAGAGAAGGTGAGCTTACGCATACCAACTTGATGGAGCAAGATATTCATCCCACCCAGAAAGGGTATGAGCTGATGGCGAAGGCCTTCGCTGAGACGATATGGGGATCATATCGTGAACCGAAACAGATCGGAACAGGGACGGCGACCATCGTTGTGAAAGGGCAAGAAATTGTCTCGAAAAATCTGCCAACGGTACGGAATAACCGGACGTTCGTCGCGATCAAAGATATCGTCGATGCCATGGGCGCAACGTCGAAGTGGGATAACAAGACGTCAACAGCCACAATTACGTATGGCGACCGCGTCCTAACCTTGCCGATCGGTGCGAAGACAGCATCGGTGAATGGTCAGCCGCTTGTTGTTGATGCTCCAGCTTTCCTGCTGAAGGTCGGTCAGGAGCAGAAGACTTATGTGCCGCTGCGTCTGCTCGCTGACGGGTTAGGCTTCCAGATTGAGAATCGGGCTAAAGCTCATACGGTATTTATTAATCCATAGGTTCAGAAGACTTCCGACATTGCACGGCGTAGGTGCGATGGACGGAAGTTTTTTTGTATAGCGAGAAGTGATGTGGAACGAAGCCATTCTGCAAGTCTATTTTAATTGTTAACCAAATATATTATAATTGGTTGACAATTAAAATGTCATAGACGACAATATGAGGTGCATCAGCGATGAACAACAAAGGATTATTCATAACAGGGACGGATACCGATGTGGGTAAGACACAAGTAGCTTACGGCATTGCAGCGGCATTGACACACCATCTCAGTATGCGGGATATCCGGCTGTGGAAGCCTGTCCAGACCGGTGTCAGCGTCGGATCGCAGCATGCAGACAGCTATCGTCTGCTCCACGGAAGTTTGATCGGCAAGCAGCAGGAGGAACAACTTGTATCGTTAACCTTGCCCGACCCGTTAGCTCCATGGATCGCAGCCCGAAGAAGCGGCGCTGCGCTGGATTATGAACAATTGGTCCAGGAGGGCAAGGCAAGGCTTGCACAAGGCGGCATGTGGATGGTAGAGGGTGCCGGCGGGCTTGGTGTTCCGTTAACCAAGCAGCATCTGATGGTGGATTTAGCGCGAGATCTTGCACTCCCGTTATTGGTTGTGGCTAGAGCAGGTCTTGGAACGGTGAACCATACGCTGCAGACGGTTGCCTATGCTAGGCAGGCGGGTCTCCAGGTCGCTGGTGTGATTCTCAATGGTTACCCTGAAGGATCAGAGGCAGATGTGATGGACAATGCCATGATGATCGAGACTTTCGGTGACGTTGAGGTTCTTGGTATGTTGCCTTGGATGGATGAAGAAGCGAATGATGAGTGGAGATTGGCCTGGGCTGCATGTGTTGCTGAACGTGTGAATTTGCATCAACTTATTGGAATGGAGAGGGATTAAGGATGAGTGAATTGTTAACTAGAATCGATTGGAATACATATGCAGATAAAGCTCTACGAGGAGAACGGTTATCGAAAGAAGAAGCGTTATCAGTACTTAACGCAGATGATGATGAACTGCTTGCCATTATGCATGCAGCCTTTCGGGTACGCAAGCATTACTTCGGCAAGAAGGTGAAGTTGAACCTCATCATCAATGCGAAGAGCGGATTATGCCCGGAGGATTGCGGTTATTGCTCACAATCCATCGTCTCGACAGCACCGGTGAAGAAATACCCAATGCTCGAGAAGGATGTCCTCATCGATGGCGCGCGTAAAGCGATGGAGATGCAGGCGGGCACGTATTGCATCGTAGCGAGCGGGAAAGGACCGACGCCTCGCGAACTGGATCAAGTCATTGCCGCGGTCGAAGAGATCAAGTCAACCATGCCGATGAAAATCTGCGCATGCCTTGGGATCCTGTCGCAAGATCAGGCTAATCGTCTGAAGACGGCAGGGGTCGACCGCTATAATCATAATTTGAATACGAGTTCGGGACATTTCTCGAGCATTACGAAGACCCATACGTATGATGACCGCGTTACAACGGTCGAGAGTGCCAAGGCCGCGGGCATGTCGCCTTGCTCGGGCTGCATTGTTGGGATGGGCGAGTCGAAGGAAGATGTCGTCGATGTCGCTTACGCCTTGCGTGAGCTCGATGCAGATTCTATCCCCGTGAACTTCTTAAATTCGATTCCAGGAACACCGCTTGAATCGCTCAAGCATTTGAATCCGCGTTATTGCTTGAAGGTGCTTGCACTATTCCGGTTGATTTGTCCGGATAAGGAAATTCGGGCGTCTGGCGGCCGGGAAGTAAATTTAAGATCGCTTCAACCGCTGGCGTTGTATGCTGCGAATTCAATCTTCGTTGGGGATTACCTCACAACCGAGGGGCAAGAGGCGACAGATGATCATCGCATGATTGAAGATATGGGCTTTGAGATTGAGCTATGTGCGCTGTAAAGGCTGCGAAGTGGGATTGGATGCAGGCGGAGCTGGACCGATTGCAAGAGG
Proteins encoded:
- the bioD gene encoding dethiobiotin synthase; translation: MNNKGLFITGTDTDVGKTQVAYGIAAALTHHLSMRDIRLWKPVQTGVSVGSQHADSYRLLHGSLIGKQQEEQLVSLTLPDPLAPWIAARRSGAALDYEQLVQEGKARLAQGGMWMVEGAGGLGVPLTKQHLMVDLARDLALPLLVVARAGLGTVNHTLQTVAYARQAGLQVAGVILNGYPEGSEADVMDNAMMIETFGDVEVLGMLPWMDEEANDEWRLAWAACVAERVNLHQLIGMERD
- a CDS encoding MarR family winged helix-turn-helix transcriptional regulator; this translates as MDRIQKQDIHQIYSMYSVLVRRWMTDWNKNAMLNVPHTHFMALEILDAEGPQRATVLANTLAITSGGVTVMTDKLVKNGLVKRLTKEDDRRVVMLEITEKGREVLSELQEQRTVMIDQLMQDLTEAEVRELLRIYKKLLDTQKD
- a CDS encoding stalk domain-containing protein, translated to MKKQPRSKGRTIVVTVMACMLGMSWAGGTYAETAVPMNSAVETKAAQAAVSELRYVALGDSLTVGFEPQLLKEKNPVPYGFVDRILEQALYKGRAKVNNYGILGLTSEGLRIYVKAIQSGQSFKYADLKSVAEDPRASSIEQGIAQAKADIEQANVITITIGGNDFGALLSGMSDLTDDKAKGLVGGLIEQYTSNVTETVNMLKAMNPQATIVIADQYQPLPKYQREALYQKLMEVADQFTSTIDGIAKTFTDQGIDVKVAHVAERFKGREGELTHTNLMEQDIHPTQKGYELMAKAFAETIWGSYREPKQIGTGTATIVVKGQEIVSKNLPTVRNNRTFVAIKDIVDAMGATSKWDNKTSTATITYGDRVLTLPIGAKTASVNGQPLVVDAPAFLLKVGQEQKTYVPLRLLADGLGFQIENRAKAHTVFINP
- a CDS encoding FAD-dependent oxidoreductase, translating into MSKPWDASYDVVVVGSGAGGLAAALTARLKGMSALVIEKTALFGGSSSLSGGAIWVPTNHYLMEAGLQDTWEQAQAYLNATVGDRVPKARREAYVKRGAEMVRYLHDNTEHVRFKYIPGYSDYYPEAPGGFPQGRSVEPLIFDLKKLGEERKKMRRANLPTYGIVMNAFEFHKVNMITRTWIGKKTSLKLGMRLIRSVVTGAKLSSLGEALIGRLRKSLMDVQGEVWVKTAFHDYVMDEGRVVGLIAERDGKLIRIEAKKGVILASGGFSHNQSMREQYLPHPTSERWTSASEGQTGDIIGASLKIGATLDLMDRVWGAPSAVPPGQLPYFLVAERALPNMMIVNSVGERYLNEAVPYHQFVDQMYKNDKPEARTTPSWIIIDRTTKSRYIFLGLFPGQPFPKKWFDNGFIKLGNTPAELAQAMGVPVEKLTATFERFNRDARQGKDTAFHRGDSAYDRYYGDPTYPNPNMAPLENGPFYAVQIYPGDIGTKGGIVTDEYARALDVKGEPIPGLFATGNCSAAVMGETYPGPGATLGPAMTFGYVAASFMAK
- the bioB gene encoding biotin synthase BioB, producing MSELLTRIDWNTYADKALRGERLSKEEALSVLNADDDELLAIMHAAFRVRKHYFGKKVKLNLIINAKSGLCPEDCGYCSQSIVSTAPVKKYPMLEKDVLIDGARKAMEMQAGTYCIVASGKGPTPRELDQVIAAVEEIKSTMPMKICACLGILSQDQANRLKTAGVDRYNHNLNTSSGHFSSITKTHTYDDRVTTVESAKAAGMSPCSGCIVGMGESKEDVVDVAYALRELDADSIPVNFLNSIPGTPLESLKHLNPRYCLKVLALFRLICPDKEIRASGGREVNLRSLQPLALYAANSIFVGDYLTTEGQEATDDHRMIEDMGFEIELCAL